The Aspergillus oryzae RIB40 DNA, chromosome 5 genome segment AGAATCGTCATCGTTTCCTAGTAGCCGGTCGGTTTCGCGTGGAGTGTGGGAAGTCATCGAGAATCAGACAGGGGGATCTTTGGTGGAAAACCAGCACAATTGACAACAAGGTATTAATTATCCTGCGCATCCGGGTTTCCGATTTTGTTCGCTTGGTTGTGGACCCGGTGGAAATTATCAGGAACGCGTCACTGGACTAAACAAGCTTTCTCCTCGGAGACTCCATATGAGATTAAATCAGGCAGCCACTATTGGAGCCCTCAGGCACTCTATTCAATTTAAAGTCACATGACTATACCCACCCTAATGTGGTCAGTGGTCACGTGTGAATGCTAGAGATTAGCATTTGCTCTCATCCACGATAACTTCCTAATAATACATGAGTGGTCCGAATCTGTTTGTGTTTATTTTACATCTTCTACCTAGTGTTTTACGGTTTTACCTTGCTGTCTAATAACGAGAATATAGGCGTTGGTCTTCTGTGCTGCATAAGACTCCCGTTGGACGACGTTGGAACATAAAATATATAGCGAAACATCATTAAAGTTGCTATGAAGTTGGGGCTGCCCTTCTGAGAGCGTAGGCGTCTCGATATCCGTAGAACTGCCTCAAGCTGTAATAGTAATTATGTCTTTAATaaaggaaaggcttcaataCGTCGTGGCTTCTCGATTTTGGCTCGGCCATTAGCTGCAACTCGGAACCACAACTTATTTCatatataaaaaaaagcagTCAAGTCGTAAGTTGGGTTGCAAGGCTAGAATGGCCACAGAAAATATGATTCGCTATTTATGCCCTGTGGCTAGCCAAGGCTTCGTCCTCCGCTAGCCTTGCGCTGATCCtacagagaagatgatgcgTACACTGAGCCCCACCTCAAATCCCAATCACTCTCAAGATGTGTGCTTTGCTTTAGCAAAAGATACAACTTTCTATAATATTACTTGCACACGCAGCTCTAATTCCTTCCTTGAAACTGTGATCGAAAATGGGAATTACAAAACCCTCTCATGATGACTATACGATTGCCTGGATTTGCGCGTTACCGCTGGAGATGGCGGCTGCCAAGGCGATGCTTGAGAAGACGCATGAATCCCTCCCCCAACCACAAGCGGACCAGAACTCCTATTCTCTTGGAGAAATGAGCGGCCATAATATTGTCATTGTCTGTTTGCCCTCTGGAGTGTATGGAACCACATCTGCAGCCACAGTTCTCTCCCAAATGCTGTCAACATTCTCGTCTATCAAAGTTGGTTTGATGGTGGGGATTGGTGGGGGTGTACCCAGCGAAAGTGTTGATATTCGCCTTGGGGATGTAGTGGTTAGCATGCCATCCGGCTCCTCAGGTGGTGTGATACAGTATGATTACGGCAAGGCATTATCTGATGGGTGCTTTCAACGTACCGGTTCGCTCAACAGCCCCCCTCAGGTACTGTTGACTGCCGTCTCTCAGATGCGCAGCAATCACATGATTAAAGGTTCTGAGATTTATGCCACTATCACAAATACCCTGGACAGTAATCGGTACATGGGAGAACATTTCTCGCCCCCTGATAGAGACTTGCTGTTCAATGCGACATATCAACATCCAAAGCACTGTCTGGATTGCTCGAAATGTGACCAGAGCCAGGTTGTGACACGTATTTCACGAAAGTCTCACGAGCCTCAAATCCATTATGGCTTGATTGCATCTGGTAATCAGGTAATAAAAGACGCTAAAACACGGGACTACCTTGCTCAAAAGCTGGGAACTCTCTGCTTTGAGATGGAAGCTGCTGGTCTCATGAACCAGCTACCTTGCTTGGTGATCCGCGGTATTTGTGACTACTGTGATTCACACAAGCAGAAGGACTGGCAAGGTTATTCAGCACTGAGTGCATCTGCATATGCTAAGGTGCTCTTAACGGTTGTTCCTATTAGCAGCAGCAATAGAACTGACGCAAGAATTCATATGCAATCAAACAAAGAGGCAAAGCGCAGTGAGGCAGCCAGCTTCACATTTAATAGCTACGGTTCTGGACAGCAGTTCAATGCTACTGGGAACGCTCAGAACAACAACACAGGAAATGGCAATCAATTTCTCGGTAGCTTTGCTGGGCCTGTGTATTTCGGCCACCCTCCGACCGCATCTAAGGATACCTAGGCAGATGACAAGCAATATCCTATCTGGCACTATATGTGGCGCTTTACTTTActgtatctttctttcttggacaCGGCAACGTTGTAAAAATAATGATCCGTAGAACTACTGATTCAGCAGTGGTATCATGAATTAGTTAAGTGCACTTGTATTTTAAACATTCAGGATAGCGTCGTCTTTAGTTCAAAAAGTCATCCACCAGTACCCACTAATCTACCTTCTTAGTCCTCGAAAACTACACGTGCCCCAGCctttgaaggagatggaagggGTAACTTAAGAATCCTCAATGTTTACTGCCAAACAGAATGGGTGATGTAGAACGCGGAGAAACGGGGATTACGAGAATCATTGTGTATAGGAAGTCAGCCGCACGATCTTTTATGCACGGTTTACTCCGTATTACAGCCATAACGGGCATATATTACCTGCGCAACAGAATGATTGAATATTATTGGAGGCCTCGCCTTTCCGAAGCCAGCTACCCGAAATCTGACTGGTCACATGCCGCATCGATCACCGGCGACACTAGGAAATAAATGGaaaggtgctgctgctgctgctgacgTAGCAAGTAGACCCATGCATGGTgtactttcttttccatttatccatccttctttcttctctctctctccgcTTTAATTACCCGTAGCCCGAGCGTCCACGCTAGCTGGCCTCGAGCCTTTTCGCAGCCCGTCAAAAACTGCTAGGGGTGCATAGAGAGCAACATATGTCTTCAAAGGCATTTATTCGGTACCTGATCGATATTGAAACCGGATGAGAGCCTGACAGAGATCCATAAGTGTAACATATCGACTGCAATCTCAGGATGTCATTCACCAACGACCACGGCAGTGGGGATATGTTCAACTCCCATATGAGTACCCAGAACAACAATACAGGCAATGGCAACCAGTTTCCCGGATCCAACTTTCCTGGGACTGTGAACTTCTATCAGAGTACCCAGAATGAGCGTTCTCTTCAATCACGACAGATGGATGTCCTAAAGAGACTGAATGTATCGAAATATCGAGATCAGAAAGATCGAAACCCTGTTCGAGTACGAGGGACGTGTGACTGGTTTGTTACTCATCCGACTTTCAGAGCCTGGCAAGAGACCCAGACGTCGCAGATGCTGTGGGTCACTGCAGATCCTGGATGTGGAAAATCTGTGTTGGCAAAGTATTTGGCAGATTCTGTTCTCACAAGTCACGCTGGTCGAACAGTCggatatttcttctttaagGACGACTTCGAGGATCAGAGGAGCATCGTAAAGGCGTTATGCTGCATTTTTCACCAGCTCTTTTACCAGAATCGCGATCTGCTTACTGCGCATATTATTGAACAATTTGAGATGGACGAAAGGATTGTTGATTCTTTTGGTAGTCTTTGGAACGTCCTCATCAGCGCTGCGAAACAAACGGATACTACAGAGATCATTTGTCTGCTAGACGCCTTCGATGAATGCGAACCGGATGGACGGTCCCAACTCACTGTAGCACTCGAAAGGCTTTACACTGATGAAAGTCGGCATAATTTCAATCTAAAGTTTCTTATTACTAGTCGCCTCTATGGTGACATCAGACAAGGATTTCAGCCTATGCAGATGGAAGGGCAACCATTGATTCATCTCAGCGGGGAAGGTACTGAAGAAATGGAGGATATCTCTCGTGAGATCAAAACTTTCATCAAAGCAAGGGTTGAAACAATTGGCGCCCGACTAAAGCtcacggaagaggaaaagtcTATCCTACTCAAGAGCGTCACACGTGTTCCCAACACCACATATCTCTGGGTCTACCTTACTCTAAATCTAATTGAGAATATTAAGGATATCGATAAAACAAGAATACTCGACGCTACGTCTGACCTCCCCAAGACCGTGGACGATGCCTATGAACGAATCTTATCTCGAAGCGAAGACTGCCAAAAGGCCAGAAAATTACTTCATATCGTGGTCGGTGCGACACGGCCCTTAACGCTCCAAGAAATGAACCTCGCTTTAATCTTAAGTGAAAAACACCAGTCATATCGGGAGCTCGAACTCAGATCAGAAGACCGTATTCGTGAAAATATCCGGGACCTCTGCGGACTGTTTATTACCGTTGTAGAAGGTAAAATTTACCTCCTTCATCAAACGGCGAGAGAGTTTTTGATTGAAAAGAATAAACCCCCGATCCAGGGGAATACATCCGACAGCAAACTTCGCGTGCTTCATAACGCTGCCTGGCGAAACCGATTCCGAGATACCCATAAACGAAGCAATGATAGCATTCAAAGCCTCTCATGGAAGCATTCACTAAAGCTGCAAGAGTCTCATCAGATTATTTCAAGAATCTGTATCAAGTACCTGCTGCTCTCCGATTTTCGGAAGACCTTGCCTCGGAGAATAGACATAGGCGAGCTTACCAACACCTATATCTTTCTAGACTACTCTACCAGATCTTGGGCCACTCATTTTTTGGAAGCGAATGATGACACTGACAATATGAAACAATCCCTTGTGACACTCTGCGATCTGATAGAAGATTGCTGTCCAGCTTGGTTCCAAGTTTATTGGGCGTCATTGGGCACAAAATTCCCGACTGGCTTCAACAGTCTTATGATTGGAGCCTATTTTGGACTAATACCTGTAGTGCAACACTGGATTGAGATGGGTAAAACTGATGTTGACGCTGAGGACGATATATATGGCCGCTCGGCACTATCCTGGGCGTCTGGGAACGGCCATACTACTGTCATAAAGCTATTGATCAAAAGATCCTACAGAACCTGGTGGAAGATGGCCCGGGTTGATGCGCGAGACAGGCATAATAGGACACCTCTTTCGTGGGCTATTATAAACGGTCAAGTGGAGGCAGTCAGTTTGTTGCTCAAAGCAGGAGCTGTGATTGACTTGAAAGATGATATCGGAGGAACGCCGTTAGAATATGCCATCTGCAGTGGGAATAATGAAGTATGGAATAtcgtgaagaagaaaggatcccagaatcatcatctgtccATCGACAAGATTCAAACCAGACTGCTCATTTCAGCCGCCAGAAAGGGCAATGAAGCGATAGTGACACTCCTGCTTGAGAATAATGCAGATATAGATTCGAGGGATGAAAACGGCCAAACACCACTTTCCTGCACGGCAGAGAATGGCCATGAGGCAGTAGTGAGACTACTGCTCGAGAACAAGGCAGATATAGATTCAAGGGATGAAAACGGCCAAACACCATTTTCCCGGGCGGCAGAGAATGGCCATGAGGCAGTAGTGAGACTACTGCTCGAGAACAAGGCAGATATAGATTCAAGGGATGAAAACGGCCAAACACCATTTTCCCGGGCGGCAGAGAATGGCCATGAGGCAGTAGTGAGACTACTGCTCGAGAACAAGGCAGATATAGATTCAAGGGATGAAAACGGCCAAACACCATTTTCCCGGGCGGCAGAGAATGGCCATGAGGCAGTGGTAAGACTACTGCTCGAGAATAAGGCAGATATAGAGTTGAGGGATAGAAACGGCCAAACATCACTTTCCCGGGCGGCAAAGAATGGCCATAAGGTAGTAGTAAGGCTCCTTCTTGAACATAGTGTAGATATAGAGTCGACAGATAATATGTTTGGCCAAACACCACTTTCCTGGGCGGCTAGGAATGGTCATGAGGCAGTGGTGAGACTCCTGCTCGAGAACAAGGCAGATATAGAGTCGACAGATAATATTTTTGGCCGAACACCACTTTCCTGGGCAGCAGGGAATGGCTATGAGGCAGTGGTAAGACTACTGCTCGAGAATAAGGCAGATATAGATTCAAGGGATGAAAACGGCCAAACACCACTTTTCTGGGCAGCAGAGAATGGTTATGAGACAGTGGTGAGACTCCTGCTCGAGAACAAGGCAGATATAGAGTCGACAGATAATACGTTTAGTCAAACACCACTTTCCCGGGCGGCTAGGAATGGTCATGAGGCAGTGGTGAGGCTAGTTTCTAGGTACAAGAGCCCTTGATGACAGAATTTCGGGATATATTGACATACGCTGTTCTTAAGACTCGACTGCCACTTGATGCCCTGGCCCGTATCCTTGAGATATCC includes the following:
- a CDS encoding uncharacterized protein (ankyrin repeat); the encoded protein is MSFTNDHGSGDMFNSHMSTQNNNTGNGNQFPGSNFPGTVNFYQSTQNERSLQSRQMDVLKRLNVSKYRDQKDRNPVRVRGTCDWFVTHPTFRAWQETQTSQMLWVTADPGCGKSVLAKYLADSVLTSHAGRTVGYFFFKDDFEDQRSIVKALCCIFHQLFYQNRDLLTAHIIEQFEMDERIVDSFGSLWNVLISAAKQTDTTEIICLLDAFDECEPDGRSQLTVALERLYTDESRHNFNLKFLITSRLYGDIRQGFQPMQMEGQPLIHLSGEGTEEMEDISREIKTFIKARVETIGARLKLTEEEKSILLKSVTRVPNTTYLWVYLTLNLIENIKDIDKTRILDATSDLPKTVDDAYERILSRSEDCQKARKLLHIVVGATRPLTLQEMNLALILSEKHQSYRELELRSEDRIRENIRDLCGLFITVVEGKIYLLHQTAREFLIEKNKPPIQGNTSDSKLRVLHNAAWRNRFRDTHKRSNDSIQSLSWKHSLKLQESHQIISRICIKYLLLSDFRKTLPRRIDIGELTNTYIFLDYSTRSWATHFLEANDDTDNMKQSLVTLCDLIEDCCPAWFQVYWASLGTKFPTGFNSLMIGAYFGLIPVVQHWIEMGKTDVDAEDDIYGRSALSWASGNGHTTVIKLLIKRSYRTWWKMARVDARDRHNRTPLSWAIINGQVEAVSLLLKAGAVIDLKDDIGGTPLEYAICSGNNEVWNIVKKKGSQNHHLSIDKIQTRLLISAARKGNEAIVTLLLENNADIDSRDENGQTPLSCTAENGHEAVVRLLLENKADIDSRDENGQTPFSRAAENGHEAVVRLLLENKADIDSRDENGQTPFSRAAENGHEAVVRLLLENKADIDSRDENGQTPFSRAAENGHEAVVRLLLENKADIELRDRNGQTSLSRAAKNGHKVVVRLLLEHSVDIESTDNMFGQTPLSWAARNGHEAVVRLLLENKADIESTDNIFGRTPLSWAAGNGYEAVVRLLLENKADIDSRDENGQTPLFWAAENGYETVVRLLLENKADIESTDNTFSQTPLSRAARNGHEAVVRLVSRYKSP